The following are from one region of the Candidatus Neomarinimicrobiota bacterium genome:
- a CDS encoding T9SS type A sorting domain-containing protein gives MTTDLMRVGKILQVDFTPLVSGTFQILNLGHGFTGDIIIVDDSLAVDQTVRANGQQGVALIHSNAESKIYPPTIHALTDIPLTIYNISLDTDHWVSIEPWIAAPATTSPGNVKRRLGNRAQITKFEFTPDDTGRFVIQHTVHGFSGTLIVEGPFRIDAPTNLTATPGDGQITLTWSPNTETDFFRYYIYGGTSPGPTSKVDSTVGGISDTTKSISGLVNGITYYYRVTAVDTALMESEFSSAVSATPATLALEHALLLPTTHALYPSYPNPFNPVTTLRFDLPQAAAVRLVVYDLQGREVARLLDRAWPAGYHHVVWDGRTTGGQEMPSGIYIGRMVTPQYTKSIKMVLLR, from the coding sequence AATTCTTAACCTCGGTCATGGATTTACGGGTGACATCATCATCGTGGATGATTCACTCGCAGTGGATCAAACAGTGAGAGCTAACGGCCAGCAGGGCGTTGCACTCATTCACAGCAACGCTGAATCGAAAATATATCCGCCTACTATCCACGCGTTGACGGATATCCCGTTAACTATCTACAACATCAGTCTGGATACCGACCATTGGGTCAGTATTGAGCCGTGGATAGCGGCTCCTGCAACCACGTCACCCGGCAATGTGAAGCGTCGCCTCGGCAACAGAGCCCAGATCACGAAGTTCGAGTTCACCCCTGACGATACCGGGCGCTTCGTCATCCAACATACCGTGCACGGCTTCAGCGGTACTCTGATCGTTGAGGGCCCGTTTAGAATAGACGCCCCTACCAACCTCACTGCCACCCCCGGCGACGGACAGATCACTCTCACTTGGTCTCCTAACACCGAAACCGATTTCTTCCGCTACTACATTTACGGTGGTACGTCTCCTGGTCCCACGAGCAAGGTGGACAGCACCGTCGGCGGCATCAGCGACACGACGAAATCCATCTCGGGCTTAGTTAATGGTATTACCTACTATTACAGGGTGACAGCGGTGGATACAGCCCTCATGGAAAGCGAATTTTCAAGCGCGGTGAGCGCTACGCCCGCAACGCTGGCTCTCGAGCATGCGCTACTCTTACCAACTACGCACGCTTTGTATCCCAGCTACCCCAACCCCTTCAATCCCGTTACCACCCTGCGCTTCGACCTGCCCCAGGCAGCGGCAGTGCGGCTGGTGGTCTATGATCTCCAGGGCCGCGAAGTCGCCCGGCTACTGGATCGGGCTTGGCCGGCTGGGTACCACCACGTGGTCTGGGATGGCCGCACGACTGGCGGGCAGGAAATGCCCAGCGGCATTTATATCGGTCGCATGGTGACACCTCAGTATACCAAGTCCATCAAGATGGTGCTCCTGAGGTAG
- a CDS encoding NAD(P)H-dependent oxidoreductase, giving the protein MNTSLTIVGIGGSMAPASTSLAALKIALEGAGEAEARTELINIASLNLPMFVPRTQDVPASATKLAAAVYDAAGLIWSSPLYHGTISGSFKNALDWLELLSSREPPYLTNKVVGLISTAGGVQGLQAVNTMEFVVRALRGWTVPLVIPIPRAMQAFDADGQPREPQIAQQLRSLGQEVVRAAKQFSVSGYSDYDAGHGAVEPQPK; this is encoded by the coding sequence ATGAATACGTCTTTGACCATCGTCGGCATCGGGGGTTCAATGGCTCCCGCATCAACGAGTCTTGCTGCCTTGAAAATTGCTCTGGAAGGCGCCGGGGAGGCCGAGGCGCGCACCGAGCTGATCAACATTGCCAGCCTTAACTTGCCTATGTTCGTTCCCAGAACACAAGATGTCCCGGCGTCCGCCACAAAACTGGCCGCTGCGGTTTACGATGCTGCTGGCCTGATCTGGAGTAGCCCACTGTATCATGGCACCATTAGTGGTTCCTTCAAGAACGCTCTAGACTGGCTCGAGCTATTGAGCAGTCGCGAACCTCCCTATCTCACGAACAAGGTAGTCGGTCTAATCAGCACCGCCGGCGGAGTTCAGGGATTGCAGGCGGTTAACACCATGGAGTTTGTTGTTCGCGCGCTACGGGGATGGACAGTCCCCCTGGTTATCCCTATTCCTCGAGCTATGCAGGCCTTCGACGCAGACGGGCAGCCACGTGAGCCTCAAATAGCACAGCAATTGCGCTCGCTCGGTCAGGAGGTCGTGCGAGCTGCCAAACAATTCAGCGTTTCCGGTTACTCTGATTATGATGCTGGGCACGGTGCCGTGGAGCCGCAACCTAAGTAG
- a CDS encoding MFS transporter, producing the protein MTVLAGAALAPALPDMTVAFQDVPNAEFLVRLVLTMPALFIALSAPFAGMLLDSLGRKPVLIVSLILYGLAGSSGFLLSSLFSILVGRALLGVAVAGIISGFTTLIGDHFTGAKLNQFMGYQGAAIGLGGMVYLLLSGVLADIGWRFPFLIYLSAFLVLPGVLFAVDETRSQAGDARQASLANSGSLPIRTIGLIYTTAFVGMFIFFVFPVQLPFYLIAQVGASNSQVGLALSLQTLPAIIIALQYHRLKARLSFQGIFGLFFLTVGINHLIVGLTTSYALIMGGLLIGGLGLGLFPPNLNVWIASITPTALRGRAIGGLSAALFVGQFITPIITQPMVARAGMSGTFGIIGGVSLLLAVAFIGMAISQRKLRSNS; encoded by the coding sequence ATGACGGTCCTGGCTGGAGCTGCGCTTGCGCCCGCCCTCCCCGATATGACCGTCGCATTTCAAGACGTGCCGAACGCCGAATTTCTGGTCCGGCTCGTGTTGACGATGCCCGCGCTCTTTATTGCACTGAGCGCCCCGTTCGCAGGTATGCTCCTGGACTCCCTGGGGCGAAAACCGGTCCTCATCGTCTCTTTGATATTGTACGGCCTTGCCGGTTCGTCGGGATTCTTATTGAGCTCTCTTTTCAGCATATTAGTTGGAAGAGCCCTGTTGGGTGTGGCTGTGGCAGGCATCATCAGCGGTTTTACAACGCTGATTGGCGACCATTTCACGGGGGCCAAACTCAATCAATTCATGGGCTACCAGGGAGCGGCAATAGGCCTCGGTGGGATGGTCTATCTGCTGCTGTCTGGAGTTCTTGCCGACATAGGGTGGAGGTTCCCCTTTCTGATTTATCTATCTGCCTTCCTTGTTCTGCCGGGCGTGCTGTTTGCCGTTGATGAAACCAGGAGTCAGGCGGGGGATGCAAGGCAGGCAAGCCTCGCCAATAGCGGCTCACTGCCCATACGAACTATCGGACTCATCTACACCACGGCCTTTGTGGGCATGTTCATTTTCTTCGTCTTCCCGGTACAGCTGCCCTTCTACCTTATTGCTCAAGTTGGAGCGAGTAACAGCCAGGTGGGGCTGGCGCTTTCACTGCAGACTTTGCCCGCCATTATCATTGCGCTGCAATATCATCGACTGAAGGCGCGACTCTCCTTTCAGGGCATTTTTGGCCTATTTTTTCTCACCGTGGGCATCAACCATTTGATTGTCGGCCTCACGACCAGTTATGCGCTCATTATGGGCGGGTTGTTGATTGGCGGGCTGGGTTTGGGACTGTTTCCGCCGAATCTGAATGTCTGGATAGCTTCAATTACTCCCACCGCACTACGTGGGCGTGCCATTGGTGGGCTGAGTGCGGCACTTTTCGTCGGGCAGTTCATTACGCCCATCATTACGCAACCCATGGTGGCGCGGGCAGGCATGAGCGGCACCTTCGGGATTATTGGGGGGGTCTCCCTCCTGCTGGCGGTAGCATTCATCGGGATGGCGATAAGTCAACGCAAATTACGTTCAAATTCCTGA
- a CDS encoding low temperature requirement protein A, whose translation MTSSLTTSDFDGGSPTEHRHATWLELFYDLVYVVAVAVLAHQLSDNLSIKGFAVFVGLFIPVWWSWAGHTIFATRFGGDDNFQRSMTILQMLASAALAVQLPEALGSGSAGFAAAYVATRATLLILYVRARTEYPEANRLTAFFLAGYSAGAALWLISIAVQPPLRYMFWAAGIGIEFGTFLLARNVARQFPVHTFHLPERVGLFTIIVLGEAILAIITSVGDVNWNPLAVVAAIVGFAIATSIWWNYFGYVDRAVLECTLGNGQAYMFLHLPMLIGLVAMGVGIEHSIVDSDRAAFPPETLRLLGGGLALWIAAFYSLQLITYPHRERRRLTATYGIALVGITPLVLLGDPLRPMGILVIFGVVSVVITMLELQRRAAILSHVYSSTEQTGLPAKTQPAKEYHGTDVIVQFDPKICIHSAECLTRLPEVFNLRNRPWVNAGGANAEAIMSTIAHCPSGALSYRQADEGTAKV comes from the coding sequence ATGACGTCATCCCTTACAACCTCAGACTTTGATGGTGGATCACCCACTGAACACCGCCACGCCACCTGGTTGGAACTTTTCTATGATCTGGTTTACGTCGTTGCCGTCGCGGTCTTGGCCCACCAACTCAGCGACAACTTGAGTATTAAGGGTTTCGCCGTCTTCGTTGGCCTGTTCATTCCCGTCTGGTGGTCCTGGGCAGGTCACACCATATTTGCAACCCGTTTCGGCGGGGATGACAACTTTCAGCGGAGCATGACCATTCTCCAGATGCTCGCGTCTGCGGCCTTGGCCGTGCAGCTCCCCGAAGCATTGGGGTCGGGATCAGCGGGGTTCGCCGCCGCGTATGTAGCGACCAGAGCAACCCTCCTGATTCTGTACGTTCGCGCCCGCACGGAATATCCGGAGGCCAACAGGCTCACAGCATTCTTTCTGGCCGGCTATTCCGCGGGAGCAGCGCTCTGGCTCATCTCCATCGCCGTCCAACCCCCACTTCGCTACATGTTTTGGGCAGCAGGCATCGGCATCGAGTTCGGCACCTTTCTTCTGGCTCGCAACGTTGCACGACAATTCCCCGTGCACACATTTCATCTTCCGGAACGGGTCGGTCTGTTCACAATTATCGTGCTGGGTGAGGCAATCCTTGCCATTATCACCAGTGTTGGCGACGTAAACTGGAATCCCCTGGCCGTCGTGGCGGCTATCGTGGGATTCGCGATCGCTACTTCAATCTGGTGGAATTATTTCGGCTACGTGGACCGGGCCGTCCTGGAGTGTACCCTGGGAAACGGACAGGCGTACATGTTCCTCCATTTGCCGATGCTCATCGGGCTGGTTGCCATGGGTGTCGGCATTGAACACAGCATCGTGGATTCCGACCGTGCTGCCTTCCCGCCCGAGACCTTGCGGCTCCTGGGGGGCGGGCTGGCCTTGTGGATTGCGGCCTTCTATAGCCTGCAACTGATCACCTATCCGCATCGAGAAAGACGACGGCTAACTGCGACCTACGGCATTGCGTTGGTAGGCATCACTCCCCTCGTTCTGTTAGGAGATCCACTACGACCTATGGGGATCCTCGTTATTTTCGGCGTCGTCTCGGTGGTCATTACGATGCTGGAACTGCAGCGGCGGGCCGCCATTTTAAGCCACGTTTATTCGAGCACAGAGCAGACGGGCCTTCCGGCAAAGACCCAGCCAGCCAAAGAGTACCATGGGACGGATGTCATCGTGCAGTTCGATCCTAAGATCTGCATACATTCGGCGGAATGCCTGACCCGTCTCCCGGAGGTCTTTAATCTAAGAAATCGACCTTGGGTAAATGCAGGTGGTGCTAACGCTGAGGCGATCATGAGCACCATCGCGCACTGTCCCAGCGGTGCCCTGAGCTACAGGCAAGCGGATGAGGGCACGGCCAAGGTCTGA
- a CDS encoding glycosyltransferase: protein MKVLLFVENIGAIAQIRLLRPFEKLQEACVLTCDQYVMDKPRQFDFAQFDKYDVVIFQRTSSPETVNLMRQAQKRNTRVIYDIDDNLLDIPPEHIFFDEFQDSAITNAIRSHLAEADLVTVSTGVLWSALAEFSAHRVVVQNEIDLNLFPPPQAKLKDQVTIAYAGGITHGRDLEPVVPALVELLEEYKSAIRVVLFYLRPASLKKYPQVLHLGGFPEYQQYARLLQEAKIDIGLAPLRDDKFNSAKSDVKYLEYGSQAVAGVYSRSLPYSSVVDGETGLFVEGDDAGMWYDRIKYLIENPEERERMGNNAMLDVRGNRTSDHMAQTWLRTLNNLSASDTVIPAKPVVSIIMLTYNALKYTKECVESIRRHTFYPHEIVFVDNGSKDGTVGYLEELTTANPHYRLIANKTNMGFAAGNNLGVGAARGEYVLMLNNDVLVGPGWLEDLVSSLERHPKIGLVGPLTNHISGRQAIAHVPYEDTDGFYQFSAQVREAKKGVLTPRRRIAGFALLLRRSLFEQVGGLAQVFGSGNYEDDDLCLRVAELGYAIMVDEGTYLHHYGSQTFTANGIDYAASLKRNEKLFRKRWPDVDHKWLLEFDEPLAESHKAELDKAAVALEGGELGAAETICAQVIRENPLSASAYHGLGLCAHLKGNHDTARSYYQSALQHDPALHPAIKSLARLDLAAGNASDSQIGLLRLLEKDQDDFEARLLLANVLLRQEQFEDAVHLLISITRDDPDDYDGHMTLAALYDELEQGEKVVELMNVVLATRPHDEDAIDLMAKYAPIS, encoded by the coding sequence ATGAAAGTTCTGCTCTTTGTGGAGAACATCGGGGCGATCGCCCAGATCAGACTTCTGAGGCCTTTCGAGAAGCTTCAGGAGGCTTGCGTGCTGACCTGTGATCAATATGTAATGGACAAACCGCGTCAATTTGACTTTGCTCAGTTCGATAAGTACGATGTGGTCATCTTTCAAAGGACCAGTTCGCCCGAGACCGTAAATCTGATGAGGCAGGCTCAGAAGCGAAACACCAGAGTGATCTACGATATCGATGACAACCTGCTGGATATTCCCCCTGAACATATCTTTTTCGACGAGTTTCAAGACAGTGCCATCACCAATGCCATACGATCCCATCTGGCGGAGGCCGACCTTGTGACCGTTTCTACCGGCGTTCTCTGGAGCGCCCTGGCGGAATTCTCAGCGCACAGAGTGGTCGTTCAGAATGAAATCGATTTGAATCTGTTCCCGCCTCCACAGGCAAAGTTGAAGGACCAGGTAACGATTGCATACGCAGGTGGCATAACGCATGGGCGCGACCTGGAGCCGGTCGTCCCAGCCCTTGTGGAGTTGCTTGAGGAGTATAAGTCGGCCATCCGCGTTGTGCTGTTTTATCTGCGGCCGGCGAGCCTGAAAAAGTATCCGCAAGTTCTTCACCTCGGTGGTTTTCCCGAGTATCAGCAGTATGCGAGGCTGTTACAGGAGGCAAAGATTGACATTGGGCTGGCACCGTTGCGGGACGACAAGTTTAATAGCGCCAAAAGCGACGTGAAGTACTTGGAGTATGGCAGCCAGGCCGTGGCGGGCGTGTACAGTCGATCCTTGCCCTACAGCTCAGTCGTCGATGGGGAGACCGGCCTCTTTGTCGAAGGGGATGATGCTGGGATGTGGTATGATCGCATCAAATATCTGATCGAGAATCCAGAGGAGCGTGAACGTATGGGAAACAATGCAATGTTGGATGTGCGCGGCAACAGAACCTCCGATCACATGGCACAGACCTGGCTCAGGACCCTGAACAATCTGTCTGCCTCAGACACCGTTATACCCGCCAAACCGGTCGTTTCGATCATCATGCTCACCTACAACGCGCTCAAGTACACGAAAGAGTGCGTCGAGTCAATCAGGCGGCACACGTTCTATCCCCATGAGATCGTCTTTGTGGATAACGGCTCCAAAGACGGGACGGTGGGCTACCTGGAGGAACTGACCACAGCGAACCCGCATTACCGGCTCATCGCCAATAAGACCAATATGGGCTTCGCAGCCGGCAACAATCTGGGCGTCGGCGCGGCGCGCGGCGAGTATGTCCTGATGCTCAACAATGACGTGCTCGTGGGTCCCGGGTGGTTGGAGGACCTGGTGAGCTCTCTTGAGCGCCACCCCAAGATCGGCCTGGTGGGGCCCTTAACCAATCACATTAGCGGACGCCAGGCGATCGCCCACGTGCCTTATGAGGACACCGACGGATTCTATCAGTTTTCGGCCCAGGTCAGGGAGGCTAAGAAGGGGGTGCTGACCCCTCGTCGCAGAATCGCAGGTTTTGCGCTGCTGCTGAGGCGGTCACTCTTTGAGCAGGTTGGCGGGCTGGCGCAAGTATTTGGGTCGGGAAACTACGAAGATGACGATCTTTGCCTACGCGTTGCCGAGCTGGGCTATGCCATCATGGTGGACGAGGGCACCTACCTCCACCACTACGGCAGTCAAACGTTTACCGCCAACGGAATAGATTACGCAGCTTCGCTCAAACGGAACGAGAAACTGTTCAGAAAGCGATGGCCGGATGTCGATCACAAGTGGCTGCTCGAATTTGATGAGCCACTGGCGGAAAGCCACAAGGCCGAGCTCGACAAGGCTGCCGTGGCCCTTGAGGGCGGTGAACTGGGTGCGGCCGAGACAATCTGCGCGCAAGTTATCCGGGAAAACCCCCTTTCAGCCAGCGCATATCATGGGCTGGGACTTTGTGCCCATCTCAAGGGTAATCACGACACGGCCAGATCCTACTACCAAAGCGCCCTTCAGCACGATCCGGCTTTACACCCCGCAATCAAGAGCCTGGCCCGCCTTGACTTGGCGGCAGGCAATGCTTCCGATTCACAAATAGGGCTGCTCAGACTGCTGGAAAAGGATCAGGACGATTTTGAGGCCCGCCTGCTGCTAGCCAACGTGCTTTTGAGGCAGGAGCAGTTTGAGGATGCAGTCCACCTGCTCATCAGCATTACCAGGGATGACCCTGACGATTACGACGGGCATATGACTCTTGCAGCGCTGTATGATGAGCTGGAGCAGGGTGAGAAGGTAGTCGAACTTATGAATGTGGTGCTTGCCACCCGGCCTCACGATGAAGATGCCATAGACCTGATGGCGAAGTACGCCCCGATTAGTTAG
- a CDS encoding tetratricopeptide repeat protein: MEVAYYRRMVSRQNEELDRIRAAAVGPVTRQQVLAKSLGLLKQAADAGGVESGLTLADKVFNQFKEHGQLLHHYGQLLVHRGDLEEALHFLRVALKYDDELAAAHNDLASVLIAVGKPDQATHHMTEATRCEPDNLMYLENLGDLYLIAGNVELALRTYHDILGKQPANNDLRFKIAQVYAESHQHPEAVELCYALIEQDPGHPGAKRLLSQLG, from the coding sequence ATGGAAGTAGCCTACTATCGGCGGATGGTGAGCAGGCAAAATGAGGAACTGGACAGGATCAGGGCGGCTGCAGTCGGTCCCGTCACAAGGCAACAAGTGCTAGCCAAGAGTCTTGGTCTGCTCAAGCAGGCCGCTGATGCAGGCGGTGTGGAAAGCGGTTTGACGCTGGCAGACAAGGTGTTCAACCAGTTCAAGGAGCACGGGCAATTGCTCCATCATTACGGCCAGCTCTTGGTACACCGGGGAGATTTGGAGGAGGCACTGCATTTCCTCCGCGTTGCGTTGAAATACGATGATGAGCTGGCGGCCGCACACAATGATCTGGCCAGCGTCTTAATTGCCGTGGGAAAACCGGATCAGGCGACCCATCACATGACGGAGGCAACCCGCTGCGAGCCGGACAACCTGATGTATCTCGAAAACCTTGGGGATCTATACCTGATCGCGGGGAATGTGGAGCTGGCTTTGCGGACATACCACGATATTCTGGGAAAGCAGCCCGCAAACAATGACTTGAGATTCAAGATCGCCCAGGTATATGCCGAATCGCATCAACACCCCGAGGCCGTGGAACTGTGCTACGCCCTGATTGAGCAGGATCCAGGTCATCCGGGCGCAAAACGGCTACTGAGCCAGCTGGGCTAA
- a CDS encoding glycosyltransferase, with translation MILLYHKVDLESPTVWWVHVNAFYRQMQALQSYTVVYLDDYHPSDQDQIVITFDGIYENVYHYAWPILKHFGYPYELFIVGDTVGKDNAFDQHVEPPAMFASKEQLAEMVQAGARLQWHSRTHPDLTLPENRARIDAELDVPADLKKIDPEGFRWFGYPHGKHNKDLIMKTKEKFAGALSCMAGNDEDPYQLNRMIVKNDTNLAPATVSLIIANYNYGAFAAEAIESVLRQIVLPDEILFMDDCSVDNSLEVAKRYEDRIRIESNEKNLGIVGNFNKAVSMTRGDYICFLGADNRLRSDYVMRCRQALDRNRKAAIAYTHVVLFGPRAEVVAQLAKAEPAPNHPGLYLWEFPPWDRSLVDPPQLSNFMHGSSMYRRTVFEQVGGYLETDGPEDHNLFARMTKTGWDAVLVPE, from the coding sequence ATGATCCTCCTGTATCATAAGGTTGATTTGGAGTCGCCAACGGTCTGGTGGGTGCACGTCAACGCGTTTTACAGGCAGATGCAGGCGCTGCAGAGCTACACGGTTGTCTACCTGGACGACTATCATCCCAGTGATCAAGATCAGATCGTCATCACATTTGACGGCATCTACGAAAATGTGTACCACTATGCATGGCCCATTCTTAAACATTTTGGCTACCCGTACGAGCTATTTATCGTGGGCGACACGGTGGGGAAGGACAACGCGTTCGATCAGCATGTGGAGCCACCAGCGATGTTCGCCAGCAAGGAGCAGCTTGCCGAAATGGTGCAAGCAGGCGCCAGGCTTCAGTGGCACAGCCGCACCCATCCGGACCTGACACTGCCTGAGAATCGGGCTCGAATCGATGCCGAACTTGACGTGCCGGCGGATCTTAAGAAGATCGATCCGGAGGGATTTAGGTGGTTTGGTTACCCGCACGGTAAGCACAACAAAGACCTCATCATGAAGACCAAAGAGAAATTCGCCGGGGCGCTGTCCTGCATGGCCGGGAATGACGAGGATCCTTACCAGCTTAACCGGATGATCGTCAAGAACGACACGAACCTGGCCCCAGCCACCGTTTCGCTGATTATCGCCAACTACAATTACGGTGCCTTTGCCGCCGAGGCCATTGAATCTGTATTAAGGCAGATTGTCTTGCCTGACGAAATCTTGTTTATGGATGACTGCTCCGTTGACAATTCGTTAGAGGTGGCCAAGCGGTACGAGGACAGAATCCGGATCGAGTCAAACGAAAAAAATCTCGGAATCGTTGGAAACTTCAACAAGGCCGTCTCCATGACGAGGGGAGACTACATTTGCTTTCTGGGCGCCGACAATCGATTGCGCAGCGACTATGTCATGAGGTGCCGCCAAGCCTTGGATCGTAACCGGAAGGCGGCCATCGCTTATACGCATGTTGTGTTGTTTGGCCCGCGGGCAGAGGTCGTTGCCCAGCTGGCCAAGGCCGAACCGGCGCCCAACCATCCAGGCCTCTATCTGTGGGAATTCCCTCCATGGGACCGGTCCCTGGTTGATCCTCCTCAGTTGAGCAATTTCATGCACGGGTCGTCCATGTACCGGCGGACCGTTTTTGAACAGGTGGGAGGGTACCTGGAGACCGATGGTCCCGAAGACCACAATCTTTTTGCACGAATGACCAAAACTGGCTGGGATGCGGTTCTGGTTCCTGAATAG
- a CDS encoding class I SAM-dependent methyltransferase encodes MGQIQPVQDIEEWFKMPDPWGYEQHPDDAKRRAILKSLLEGRDYGRVLDIGCGDGFITRVLPGKEIIGVDISENAVSQARVNSAGLSHIRYEACSLFDLPLPGFKNSFDLIVLTGVLYPQYIGEGDLLAFTLLDLMLKSGGVMVSCHIDAWYNFRFPYITFHREYYRYREYSHLLEAFFK; translated from the coding sequence ATGGGACAAATTCAGCCAGTGCAGGACATCGAGGAGTGGTTTAAGATGCCCGATCCCTGGGGTTACGAGCAACATCCCGATGATGCCAAGAGGCGGGCCATTCTTAAGTCGCTCCTGGAGGGCCGCGACTATGGGCGCGTGCTCGATATCGGCTGCGGGGACGGATTTATCACCAGGGTTTTGCCGGGCAAGGAAATCATCGGTGTCGATATTTCCGAAAACGCCGTATCTCAGGCGAGAGTAAACAGCGCGGGCCTGAGTCACATCAGGTATGAGGCCTGTTCCTTGTTTGATTTGCCACTCCCTGGCTTCAAGAACAGTTTCGACCTTATCGTATTGACGGGGGTGCTCTATCCGCAGTACATCGGCGAAGGTGATCTACTGGCATTCACGCTGCTGGATTTGATGCTGAAAAGTGGGGGCGTCATGGTCAGCTGCCACATCGACGCGTGGTACAACTTCCGTTTCCCCTACATCACGTTTCACCGTGAATACTACCGCTACAGGGAGTACAGCCATCTGTTGGAGGCCTTCTTCAAATGA
- a CDS encoding DUF1905 domain-containing protein, whose amino-acid sequence MAKFEFDAPLARPKGVGTWTYLDIPADITQELGTRGQVKVVGFMNGYPFRTSARPHGDGSHYIVVNRSIRDAIQATPGDMVHVVMERDTAPRTVAVPVDFAEAWETNQQLRKSFESLSYSHRKEFVDWIESAKKVETRESRITRSLEMLLEGTSLKGPRK is encoded by the coding sequence ATGGCGAAGTTTGAATTCGACGCTCCTCTCGCTCGACCCAAGGGTGTTGGAACATGGACGTACCTGGATATCCCAGCTGATATTACTCAGGAGTTGGGAACCAGAGGCCAAGTCAAGGTCGTGGGCTTCATGAACGGGTATCCGTTCCGTACCTCCGCCCGACCACATGGTGATGGCAGCCATTACATCGTTGTGAATAGATCCATACGCGATGCAATTCAGGCGACGCCGGGGGATATGGTTCACGTTGTGATGGAGAGAGACACTGCGCCTCGAACCGTTGCGGTTCCTGTCGACTTCGCCGAGGCTTGGGAAACGAATCAGCAACTTCGTAAATCATTTGAATCGCTCTCGTATTCGCACAGAAAAGAATTCGTAGATTGGATCGAGAGCGCCAAGAAGGTGGAAACTCGGGAGAGCAGGATAACGAGATCTCTGGAAATGCTGCTGGAGGGCACGAGTCTGAAGGGCCCGAGGAAATGA
- a CDS encoding O-methyltransferase yields MMLGTKKMLIEWQVGDGREERVARKVLSNARRGDADDVIRTIDDFAYQESFLMNVGDEKGKILDAALERSHPRTILELGTYVGYSAIRMGRKLHEEGRLYSIEFKEANAAIARKIINHAGLSDRVQVVVGTIGDGGKTLRYLESDCGFSAGTLDFVFIDNAKDAYLPDLLQILETGWFHRGSVVVADNILIPGVPEYRAYMKEQEGILWHSKEHRSHLEYQSVLPDIVLESDYLGD; encoded by the coding sequence ATGATGCTTGGCACGAAAAAGATGCTGATTGAGTGGCAAGTGGGCGACGGGCGTGAAGAACGGGTAGCCAGAAAGGTACTAAGCAATGCGCGACGCGGTGACGCTGACGATGTTATTCGGACTATCGACGACTTCGCCTACCAGGAAAGCTTTCTAATGAATGTAGGAGATGAAAAGGGCAAAATTCTTGACGCTGCGCTGGAACGCAGCCATCCTAGAACGATCTTGGAGCTGGGCACGTATGTCGGATATAGCGCGATTAGGATGGGGCGCAAGCTGCACGAGGAAGGCCGCCTTTATTCTATTGAGTTCAAAGAAGCTAATGCCGCCATCGCACGCAAGATCATTAACCATGCCGGATTGAGTGATCGAGTGCAGGTGGTAGTCGGCACCATTGGTGACGGTGGTAAGACCCTCAGATACTTGGAATCGGACTGCGGCTTTTCGGCGGGCACGCTGGACTTTGTCTTCATTGATAATGCAAAGGATGCTTACCTGCCAGACCTTCTCCAGATTCTCGAAACAGGCTGGTTTCATCGCGGTAGCGTTGTAGTTGCCGATAATATCCTGATACCGGGTGTTCCTGAGTACCGTGCATACATGAAGGAACAGGAAGGGATACTTTGGCACTCCAAGGAACACAGGTCACACTTAGAGTACCAGTCGGTCCTTCCCGATATTGTGCTTGAGTCGGACTACCTGGGTGATTGA